TGTTGCCGATCGCCCAGGGCCTCGACATGAGTCTGGAGACCGTTCAGGCCCTGATTCTCTGTCCGACCCGCGAACTCAGCGAACAGGTCGATAACGAATTCAAGCTGCTCTCGACCGGATTGAAGATCGATACCGTGCTGGTTGTCGGCGGCCGGCCTGTCGGACCGCAGATCCGCGGGCTGCAGCAATGTGCGAACGTCGTCATCGGCACCCCCGGCCGGGTGATCGACCTCATCCAGCGCAAGGCGCTCGACCTCAAGCATGTGCGTTACGTCGTCCTGGACGAAGCCGACCGCATGCTCGACATCGGTTTCCGCAAAGACATCGAACGCATTCTGAGCGTCTGCTCCGAGAAGCATCAGACGATGCTCCTCTCGGCCACGCTCGACGAGCCGGTCGAAAAACTGGCGCGGAAGTTCATGCACAATCCCCGCCGCATCGACCTGTCGGAAGACTCGGTCGTCGTGGAAACGATTCAGCAGTATTTCTGCACGGTCGAGGAACGGAAGAAGTTTCCGCTGCTGGTTCGCGTGCTGTTGAAAGAGCGCCCGGCCCAGGCGATTGTGTTCTGCCGGACGAAGCGCCGGGCTCAGCAACTCTACGAGCGTCTGTCAAAACGCCTGCCCGAGGTCACGGCGATTCACGGAGACCTGCAGCAGCGGCAGCGCGACAAGGTGATCAAGCGTCTGCGGGAAGGTCAGGCCCGGCTGGTGCTCGCCACCGATATTGTCGGACGAGGGATCGATATCAGCGGAATTTCGCATATCATCAACTATGACATTCCGGAAAGCTGCGACGACTACATTCACCGGGTCGGCCGCACCGGCCGGCTGTCATCCAATTCCGAAGGACGCGCGGTGACGTTCGTCACTCCGGAACAGGGTGGAGAACTGACCCGCATCGAGATGCGGATCAATACCCTGCTTGAGGAATACCCCCTCGACAACCCCGATGCCTTCGAATCG
This window of the Planctomicrobium piriforme genome carries:
- a CDS encoding DEAD/DEAH box helicase, which codes for MEKSESPQTFADLGLEPRIVKVLEQIGFTAPTPIQAGLIPVALRGLDCIGQARTGTGKTASFVLPIAQGLDMSLETVQALILCPTRELSEQVDNEFKLLSTGLKIDTVLVVGGRPVGPQIRGLQQCANVVIGTPGRVIDLIQRKALDLKHVRYVVLDEADRMLDIGFRKDIERILSVCSEKHQTMLLSATLDEPVEKLARKFMHNPRRIDLSEDSVVVETIQQYFCTVEERKKFPLLVRVLLKERPAQAIVFCRTKRRAQQLYERLSKRLPEVTAIHGDLQQRQRDKVIKRLREGQARLVLATDIVGRGIDISGISHIINYDIPESCDDYIHRVGRTGRLSSNSEGRAVTFVTPEQGGELTRIEMRINTLLEEYPLDNPDAFESREVQVVEEIEVFETKRTEDSEWDEIFTELT